Part of the Brassica napus cultivar Da-Ae unplaced genomic scaffold, Da-Ae ScsIHWf_1981;HRSCAF=2629, whole genome shotgun sequence genome, CAACGCCCATATAATGTAACACTCTATGGAACACACCCATGGGCAGAGTAGATGTCGCCATCTCCATAAAATCAGGGTTGTTACCGGGCCAAGATCCGCACATGTAGGTAAGCAAGGTGAAGACATGTGGTTCGTTAAACGTTACCCAAGAGTCTACCAATTCGAACATGGAGTCCACAACAAGCCTGGGAATGTTATAGAAAAGATGATCATTAATTCTCCATGAAAGCTCATTTTGAAGAGAGAAAGTCAACCTTGTGAAGTCCATGAAGTAGTCAACCGTCTTCTCTATTTTCCAGCCGCCGTAATCAGCAGCCCATGGTGGCAATGAATGATGGAAGAGCGTTAGCATCACCTTCATCCCGTTTGAACGGACTCTGTTGAGTATCCATTTATAGTGTTCTAGTGCCTCATAGTCAACCTATGAAAAGCACAATGATGTAAAGACTCTTTCTCTACTAGAAGCTTTGTTTATTTAAAGCTTTGTTGAACTCACTGCTTCCTTGATCCCTTCGGTAGGCTCTTTAGGCATGATCCTAGACCAATCGATTCCCATTCTAAAGACGGTAACGCCAGTTTCTTTAGCTAGCTTCACTTCTTTGTCAGGATCTGACCAAAACTTAAGCCTATCCTCCctgaaaacaaatttaaaaaacatcTCAGTTTCAGCTCCTAAGACACAGCAGCTAAGTGATGGTAACTATGAAGGCTCACGCGTGAGGAGCGTTGTGCCACGCAGCTACATTGTTAGCGGGCGGCTTATCATCAGCAGAAGCAGAAGCTTTAACTTCTTTTATATGTTTGTTCTTGGCCAAGCCTTTTGTTATAGCTCCCACGGCAAGCTTAATCTTCTTTCTAGTAGCAGCCTCTGAGCCTGGCACTGCGTCTGATGCTGAAGATGGTGTTTCTTTTGCGAACTGGAGCCAAGCGTCATCGAGCTCGTCTTCTGAATGAGCAGGTGCAGTTGCTAATCCAAAGAAGAACTTTCCCTCCTTGTGTTCTGTAACAGATAGAGATTACATCATCAAGATAATGTTAACAATTTCGAATTCAATTTTGTACATTAATTCAATTCAATTTGTAGAAGATTATGAATTAGAAAGAAACCATTTTCAAAAAAGACAGGAAAGTTTCAGACAAGCCCCGCACTTAGTGTAATAAAAAAGAACCGTCAAGGCTCAAACATAAAGACAAGAAGGAAGATTTTTAATTCGAAAGAAACCCTTTTTCAAAAAGACAAGAAAGTTTCAGACATGgaagttttgttttgaaatgaGACAAAACTCACACTTAGTGTAATAAAAACAACTGTCAAGGCTCAAACATAAAGACAAGCACGGTGATAACGAAACGCAGTCGTACCGTGTGAATTGAAATCGGCGAGGACTTCTTTAGATTCGTCGATTGGGGAGCGAATCTTCCCGAGGTTACGGCGACGGAAACGAGTGTAGGAGAATGCGTTGGCTCCGACGGTGATCGTGGCGAAGAGACCGGCGACCTTTACGAGCAATGCGACTATGTTCATTATCGCCGATGATGACGATGATAACCGGCAATTTCTAGTTGCTCACCGGCGCGCGCATAGAGATAACAGAACGGGTTTGTGAATGAAAGGCCCATTAAAGGCCCATTGAAACACTTGACGTGAAGTGGGTGGGCTTATCGTGTTCACGTTGGTGGGCTTTAGCTCGAAAGTCCTTGTACGTCTCTATGCATCCTAATACGTCCTCGTATCGCACAGTAAATAAATAGTAATCATCAAACACAGCAATGTTAACTGGTTTAAATTTGATTActtgattttaaaaacataaactcgaatcttttttaaaggaaaatatttccaaataagtaaataattcGTGCTAAAATGGCAATACGAATGCatttaaattatcaaattatacTAGGCGAGAGTTTTATTTGTATTACTTtggtgaagaaaaaaagaaaatgggaAAAGTTAACATTTTCACAACTTTAAGAACTACTTAATTATCTTTAGTGTTCATTTTAGCTGCCTAACCACGAGAAATGAAGCATGTGGGTTTAGTACTTAACGTTTGTGTTTGAATAACCTAGAATGAGATGGGACCGTCACTATATAACGTGCATCGAATTGTCTAGTTAATTTATTAGCTAACACGGTCTTATCTCCAATCTCTAAATGTGTTATTGCTTAAGAATAGTTATATGGAACAACAAAAATAGTGATCTTATGGATATGAAGGGTCTCTTTCGTGATTTGTAACTCGCAACCAACAGTAAATATGCAATCTggaatttattcaaaaaaaaatatgcaatcTGGAAACATAGAAAACTAAGCACACaaagttgatatatatatatatatattgtacatAAAATGTTTTTAGGTATATACATATGTACATATCCATGTTATATCTCATGTTACTTCTTGAAAGGTCTAATCTGTTATGTAAAATAGATTGAATTTATTCTAAAAACAATTCGAAATACGAAGGTCAAATGAATTATAGATATGTATAGTTGTGTACAGCCAAATATGCCCACCATGGAAAGATATCTGTAAATTTATGCTAACATTCGTAGTAAAAGCTCACAAACCCTACAATACAATAAGCTATATGAGAAAGATGAAATCGTTTTAGAATGATTAACGTTTCTAACTTACAATTTCAAAATTGATAGAAAGATAAGCACAAAAAACAGATAAACAAACAAGTGGTTGCTAAGGTATGGCAAATTTCAAGCGGGTATCAATCAACTTACGACGGGACAGACAAAACATAAACATCTTTTTATGTCCAAAGGTACCACGGAACCCATAAATACAAAAACTTCCTAGATTGGTAATAATATGAATTATCATTTAAAAGGATAACTCATGTATCGCTTCAATATCTTGATTTGGGTAGTCGTTAATGTGCTTAATATTGGTTTGCGTCTCGATCCATTGTCATAGATTCTCTAATAACGCGATAattcaattgatttttaaattgtCACGTGTTAGTATGGGTTTTTGGCTGTAGACTTTTGTGGCTAAAAATGGTTTGTGCCCATAAAAGGAAAAAACGAACGAGCGACCTATAAGCAAAGTACATGTTAATCTGTTTCACAATCATTCATTTATAAGACTGAAGTTGTAAGTTGTAACACACTGGTTGTAACACAATTAGATTTTTTACTATGTtattaatattgaaaatatgCATGCGTGCGTTATACATGATAAAAAGTAGTGCGTTTGTAGTTATCAACCAAACATACACCTCGTTACATATGTTATAGCAGACGTCTGGATAACATTTTGACAGGACGACTGATCAAAATTTAACTAATGAGTGGGTCAATATATAGACATACATACACACCATATGACTTtggatgatattgatcataaaaaAATCCGTAACCAATAA contains:
- the LOC125599755 gene encoding galactolipid galactosyltransferase SFR2, chloroplastic-like; its protein translation is MNIVALLVKVAGLFATITVGANAFSYTRFRRRNLGKIRSPIDESKEVLADFNSHEHKEGKFFFGLATAPAHSEDELDDAWLQFAKETPSSASDAVPGSEAATRKKIKLAVGAITKGLAKNKHIKEVKASASADDKPPANNVAAWHNAPHAEDRLKFWSDPDKEVKLAKETGVTVFRMGIDWSRIMPKEPTEGIKEAVDYEALEHYKWILNRVRSNGMKVMLTLFHHSLPPWAADYGGWKIEKTVDYFMDFTRLVVDSMFELVDSWVTFNEPHVFTLLTYMCGSWPGNNPDFMEMATSTLPMGVFHRVLHYMGVAHSKAYDYIHSKICLKKPLVGIAHHVSFIRPYGLFDTGAVTISNSLTVYPYIDSISKKLDFIGINYYGQESVCGVGIKLVETDEYSESGRGIYPDGLYRVLLMLHERYKHLKIPFIVTENGVSDETDVIRRPYLIEHLLALYAAMLKGVPVLGYIFWTVSDNWEWADGYGPKFGLVAVDRSNNLARTLRPSYHLFSKIVKSGKITRKDRSLAWNELQRAAKAGKLRPFYRAVDNHGLMYADGLDKPQWRPYVDRDWRFGHYHVEGLQDPLSRVARVLLIWPLIMNKRIRKVKVKHTDETGVAYASPFN